The DNA sequence actcaatgcagacaagcagcactgacagtcccctgaatttatactctgaaaacaatgctgatatctctgctagagctcagaaaccagtttaagctagcttccTAATTAACTAGTTACAACTATTCCCAGATTGTTAGTAGACCccagtttaaaactgcaagaaacctaacttacctcttactgaaacaggaatttcagttAATTGCTAGACGCAAGTAAAACAAAAGCTAGCctggagagattaacccttaaatttCACTCacataccaaactcccttcttcagagTTAGTGCAGGATAGTAGGCGACGGATGTTTCtgtaaatggaaagcggtttccagtggcattccacagggttgagtgttgggtcccttgctgtttgtggtatatatattaatgatttggaagtttgctgatgacacaaaaattggtcacagAGTCGCTAGTGAAGAGgacagccgtagactccagaatgatatcaatggtttggttgagtggacggaaaagtggcaaatggaattcaatccagagaagtgcgagataatgcatttggggaggacaaagcaagggaatacacaataaacagaaggATATTGAGAAACCTTAGAGTGTACGTCCACTGGTCCCTGAATGTTTCAGGGCAGGTAGATACGgtgatgaaggcatatggaatgctttcctttattggccgaggtatagaatacaaaaagcagggatgtaatgctggaactgtatagcacgctggttaggccacagctggagtattgtgtacagttctggtcaccacattacaggaaggacataattgctctggagagagtacagaggagatttacaagaatgttactcgGGCTTGAAAGTGGcagctaggaggaaagattggtTCGGCTCaggatgttttccttagaacagaggaggctgaggagtgacttaattgaggtgtacaaaattatgaggggcctcaatAGAGTGCACAGAAAAGGACCTGTTGCCCCTAGCAGAGAGgccaattactgggggcacagatttaaagtgattggcagaaggatgagagaggacatgaggaaaagctttttcacccagaggttggtggatgtctggaattcactgaggaacagtggtggaggcagaaaccctaaactctttttaaaaaaaaaaaggtacctggacatgtactggaagtgctgtaacatgcaaagctacagaccaggtgctggaaggtgaggttagattgggcagctagtttttttttcagctggcacctCCTTCTGTACCTTAATTTTTCTATTgttttaagtgccaggcaatgaacatctccaacaagggagaatctaaccattcaccaccccccaccccccaccccccaacaacccccacagacattcaatggcattacccatcGTTGAATTCCCaaccaacatcctggggatcaccattgaccagaaatttaattaaaccagccacataaatgatgtgaatacaaaagcaggtcagaggctgagtattctgcaGCAAGTTATCCATCTCCTGACTCGCAAACtcctttccaccatttacaaggcacaagtcaggagtgcgatagaatgctctccagttgcctggatggctgcagctcgaacactcaagaagctcgatactacCTAGGACAATGCAAGCCACTTGATTAGCATCCCAGCCACtaccctaaacattcactccctccactcacCAGTACACTGTGGCTACATTGTTTACTATCTACTTGCCAAGGTTtcgtcaacagcacctcccaagcaTGCAACCTCTTCCACCAAGAAGAATGGCAGCAGGCACATGGCAACACTGCCACCTCCAAGTTCCacagcatcttgacttggaaatgtatcgacattccttcagtgttgctgggtcaaaatcctagaactccctataacattatgggagtaccttcaccacaatgactgcagcagtttaaggtggtggctcaccaccactttcgcaagggcaattagggttgagcaattatgctagccttgccagcaacagcCACATCCTATGTCTGAAAAAAAAAGTACAGAATCTTTAACAGTCCCAATCTACTCACCAATTCGATTCACATAACCAACAAATTCTTGGACTACAGCCTGTAAAAGACAACATATTAAAGAAAATGATTAACGTATACCTGATATTGCTGTTCTAGGTACAGGTGTATGGAAGGGAAAGAAGAAAATAAAACCAACAAAACCAAAATATTCCTGGGTAGCTTTAAACATTCTACTGCATCCATTCAAAAGCCTCCCCTTCCCTCCAGTCTCACCCATGCGGAAACCTCGTTCAAGTCAGCATTTTCCACGTGTGATCTCAAACaaaggtcggcacagtggcgcagcggttagcaccgcagcctcacagctccagcgacccgggttcagttctgggtactgcctgtgcggagtttgcaagttctccctgtgactgcgtgggtttctgccgggtgccccggtttcctcccacagccaaagacttgcaggttgataggtaaattggccattgtaaattgttcgtagtgtcggtaggtggtaggagaatggtggggatgtggtagggaatatgggattgatgtaggattagtataaatgggtggttgttggtcggcaccgactcggtgggctgaaggacctgcttcagtgctatatctctaaataaataaagattgTGGTCAGACTATTTGATCCTGGGTGCTTCAAAGCGGAAACCAATTGTGATCTCATTCATTATTCAGAGACCCACACTTGGAATGGAATTTTACAGCCTcccaatgagtgggctggtggctgAAAAATTGATTGGAGGCAGGAGTGCCGctcccaattaattgccacttaagggcctcctcccaccgtcgCAAGTATGTTACCCACGGGGGATGGGCAGCAAAAGTCCCGAGTAAaacttgtggcccatggagggctgccctcgAAGATCCAACCACACCAATGTACAACATTCAtcccctacccctccccaccccatgcTTTGCCGAGCCTGGCTGATTTTTTGGAGCCTCACGGGGAACATTTACCTTCTTTCCGGGGCCAgccttcctcttcctgctgaagctgggtgcaatgccagcagtggccactgctcccggtggcgctgctgggactaagctgccagcctgctgattggccagacttccacccaaggccaattaagggccgagGGAAtgaaaaatcctggcgtggctcccaggCTGGCACAGATGGGCTCATacccgactttttggccggtggatgGGGTCTACTACCAAACACTAAATTCCAGCTTTTACCTCAGGGGGCACTAGATAGTAATCAGAGGTGATGTCCAGCTGATTTGGCCCCTCCCCATCTGCATTTCTtgcaacaatttgcatttctatagttaCCAAtaatttatacagcaccttccacatATTCGAACAGCCCATGGCtgttcacaggaatgttataaagcaaaaGTAAGCaacaagccacataaggcaatacgaGGGCAgatgccaaaagcttggtcaaaaaggtaggttttaaggagtaacttaaaaaagaggtagagaggtttcaggaggaattccagagcttagggccgaggcagctgaaggcacagccattaatggtagagtaattaaaattggagatggtcaagaggcccgaattagatgagcacagatatctcgcagGGTtgcaggctggaggagattacagagataggaagtggcgaggcaatggagagatttgaaaacaaggaggaggataaaaattttaaaaattgaggtgTCGCTTGGCCGGGAGCCAACATAGGGCAGTGAGCACAAGGGAGATTGGTGAATGGGACTTCGTGTGAGCAAGGAGATGGGTAGAATttgggatgatctcaagtttacggagggtagaatttgGGAGGCTAGCCAGGTGTGCGTTGGAATAATCAATTCtagaagcatgaatgagggtttcagcaacacgaGCTGAAGCATGGTGAAGTTGGGTGACATTATGGCAGCAGAAATAGGCTGTCTTAATGGTGATGtgcatatgtggtcagaagctcatcttggagtcaaatatgataccaacaatctcctcacttacgggGGTGGCGGGGGCATCACAAAGGACTTTAGGAGGAACAAATGCCAAATAAAAGAAAACGGAGAATAGCTTTTTGAAGAGGTTTTGAAATCATGGGCGGTAGAAGGCGGCACATCTGGAAAGGGATTCCAAAGGATAGGAATACAGTGGCAAAAgaccagccaccaatggtggagcaaaattGGAGACAAGGAATAACCCTATATCTTGGAGGTGTTTTGGGACTGGAAAGAAGGTCCATTTTATAAATGGCCTGACTTATACACAAGACAAGACAATTTGAATTAAAGCTACAAAATATGTGGGAAAGATTTTAAATTATCCTGCTTACAGCTTCTCACCAAATCACCAAAATGATTTTTAAACAGGAACTCTTAAATTGCAGAGAATATTTATAACTCCACCTTAAAACAGATCTGAAACCTCATCATgatataaattttttaaaaagtcttaaTTTTCTATTTTCAAGATTTTGCAAGTGGTATACGATTACTGATTTTTGTACTGGTAAAAGTAAAACTATgaataaaaaggaaagctggaaaatTAGTTTACCTGGTGTTCCCTGGCCAAGTTGTAGTCTCCACTCTTAGTAACAGTCAGCATCTTATTACATAAATTCCCAAGGTAATTGTATGTACTGAAGGAGAACAACATACCATATAGTGTATAGCAAGAATATTGCACAATTAGTATTACCTTTAAGAATTAAGTCTTATAATAAACTTTTCAGTAAATAGTTGGAAAAACATTTAAGGTTTACCTTCCTTGTTGTTTTGAACCAAACATTTAAAAACTATCCTGAAATTAGCCAATAATAGATCCCATCTCATGGGCAAGTACTAGACTCCCTTCTAGGTACCAGTTATGTATTTAAATCTCAAATTCGATAGAATTTTAGTTTCAAATCACCTTCCACAGTTAATAGTTCATCAGGCTACAGCCAGGTGCAACATTTCAGGATCTCATTTCAGGAAAATTTTTGAAATAGTCGGGTCAAACAGCATTTTTACAGAAACGGAAGTCAGTCACAGCCAGTTCACATTTCTGGCATGTTTCCCAACTCAAAATGTGAACTGGCTGTGACggattctccacaaatgctgcctggcctgctgactgTTTCCATAGTTCCTATTTCtgttttcagatttcaagcatctacagcactttttaaaaaaaaatctattttagcATTGTGATTATCTGGAGAAATTCATGTTCATTAATGctcactctgcttcactttccacagatgctgccaaactggagtggttccagcatttcttgtttttatttcatgttcaTTAATGTCTACTGTCCTATCACAAGAATAGTGTGAAAATGGCAAAGAAAAGACCAACACTGTGCCTTAGACTTAAGCTCAGCCATTGCAATCTAGTAACCAGAAGCATACATGGCAGTCTAtaaactcacagaagctgaggaacAGTTTTTAAAAAGAGGCTGCCAACTCTCAGAAGAACATACCATTGAAAAATAGCACTGAGTAAAGGCCTATGACCAAGGTCACTATTTCAAAATGATTGCAACAAAACTGAATTTATCTTTTTTTCTCAATTATTTTGAAatcacatgggggggggggggtggggggagaaggagatagacaacagaaaaaaagaaaaaaatagcaaTACAGAGAAGGTAACAGAGACATGTTGCGATATCTTAATCTTTTGACTTGCTTGTGTAACTGTTGGCCAAGTGATATATTGTGTCTCTGAATGAGAGTGTTTAGGCCTGTTGAAGCAGACACAACTACACATATATGCTTGCATTAAAAAGTTTTTATTTATGACAAACTTCAAATATAGCAAAGTAGAAACATGACCACAGAAATTAGCAAACACCACATTTCATTCCTGACATTGGACAAACTTACCAACAGGGTAGTGCTTATCTCTGTCCTGAGAACTATGTCATCCAAGGCTTTGGTCAAATTCTGTCAAATGTTTGAAACATGACCCTAAActgctgctttttttaaaaaacaccagcAACAGCGGATATTCATGTCACGAGTCCATTGTTGAGAGACTTCAGTAAGATTTAAAATCAGGCTCCCACAGTCCAATTGGGGGCCTGATTTAAAATTCACTGCTGTTGCGCAGGCTTCCCAAGGGTTGGAAAACCCAACAGTGAAAGGGAGGCAGGGCTGCCAGCTTCACAAGTGTATTTCCCAGCATTGGGAAGAACAAGAGTTCTCCATCTGGCCCCCCAGCCTTCAGCGCAACCCCCACCTGATCATTGACTCCCGCACCGTCTGCCACCCCTCCAACCTATGATGTCGGATCTTCCCCTTCAGTTCCAATGGCCATTTCCCCATCCACCTACGAATTGCCAGGGAGTGTTCCCATGGCTACAGCCTTCTGCTACACGTTTTCCCACCTGGCCATGAGCCTGATCATCAATTTGGCTGGCTGATAAAAAAATTTATAAAAAGGCCCCACTTTGCTGGCATTTTTGGCCTCCCCATAAACAAATCAGGGACAAAGCCTCCAGTCTCAATTCAGTACCCGTCTTCAAGTTGTGGTATGAAAGTATAGTCCTAATCTCACTCCCATCTGCCAGCCATTcatgaacaaaaaaaaacctcACCCCACAAAACAAAAAGGAAACAAGGGCAGGCCAAAAAAATGACACCAGTACTAGAAAGTTACAAGCAGCAAATCAAAATGCAACAAGCAGAAAGGCATCAAAGAGAGACATGGAAGCAAAAATACAGGAACAGAAGCAGAAAATAAAACAGACAGTAAACCAGAAGAGCTCAGAGAACCAGCAACACAGGCAACAAACACAGACAACACAGAGGCCATATTCCTTTACCTGGAAGCAACACACATGAAATACACAAATACATGTGAAGCTCTAGTGCTGCCGAGTGCAGGCTGGAAAATTCAGACCATAACGTTGTAGCTCCAACTCCTCTGCCACACTTGTCAGTTGCAATTTTTCCACATTTGAAGAGGATGCTCAAAAAATTACCCCACAATTTAAAAAAGCAAAAGTGCCCACCAGTTGATGCTTTAGAACTGAATTACATTCACAGCTCAAAAATATTCTATTAGAAACAAAAATGTTTTATATTCATCATACCAGGAAAAACAGGTTCTCCAACTTTGCATTCCAAGGGGGAAATGTAACAGAAGCAAACTGACCCAGACATTAAGATGACGGTGTATGCTAAAAAGGTGGCAACACATGAGGAACAAAACATAGTCATAATATATAATGCATCTTGATGACAGCAATGAAAAAACAAAACCCTAAGATGCTCCTTTTATTTATCAAAGGCAAGGGTTTGTGGTTTTTTTAAATGACAAAATGGATGGAACTGCAGTAACTTATTTAATTCCCAGAATCTTCTGTAATAAAACAAAACTTAGCCCCAAGAAATGGCCCTGTCAAAGATGCTAAGCAAACAATTATTGAAATTTCATAAACTTAATATTTGAGAAAATATATTGAAGATTTACCTGCCAACAGCTCCACTTGCTCCCAATATCATTGCAGACAAGAGTAGCTGCAGAACAAAAGTTTAGTTTAGAACTGGCTTATAAGCAAACAGGAGCGTCCAAACTGCAGCCAAAGAGGTCCACAAAATCTTGGCAGCCCAGTTATATTTATACTTGTACTCTGACTTGCTGATTTTTCCTGTTTGAATTTATGGGCCTAGAGGTTTGAAGGGGCTGTTCTTATTGATGGATAAAAACCAAAATCAGAACACCAAAGTCTATTAATATTAGCAACCCAAGTTAATAAGAACATAGAAAGTTGAAATTTGTATCTGAAGGCTTCATGGTACTCAAAGCAGCCCAAACCCAAAAAGCTTGGACACTTTTTCTACATAACTGGAAGGCAAACTGATTGGCAGTTAATACAAGACTTTTATAATCTTGCAAAATCCAATAACAAGTAGGAATATTTTAGGGAAAACAACCATAAAATAATCTTAAAAAGGTAACAAAGCAGAAAAACACTATATCTTCCAATGGTCAGCAACAAATTTGTACAATTGTGGGCTCAAACTTAATCTGGTCATAACTAGTTCCCCATCTCTGATATCACCCTGCTAAATGTGTATAGTATGCTCTCCATGGGTTCAATGTTTTTCTTTACTTGGGTGCTTAAAATACACAGTACTCAAACTGTAGCCTAACCAATATGAGCAAATTTGCTTGTTTACTCAAGTATTCAATGTCCCTAATTATAAAGCCAAAATGTTGTTGGCCTTTCATGTAGCTTGATTTACCTTTATGGATACTCTTAGGGAATTATTTGAACATTTAGGTCGTTCGGTTTATCTACAGTGTATTTCTATCTAGTCTAAAAGTAACAAAACAGCGAGTATAGAGGACAATCAAATGACAGTATTTATTGCTGCAGTAGTAGGGCAGTAGTAGTACACAGCACATGAAGAAACTTAAGGAACAGGAAGACTTCAGAAAGCAGATAACAAAAGAAAAAGGACACCTACATCCTTATCGCGAGTACAACCCAAGAACAAATACAGCTATAATCAAACTAGGATGTTTTATTATCCTCTCCTACCACAGTATCACACGCACTTGGAACTTTGCAAAGTTCAGGCAGAGAAAATATATGATCTTACGTGATGGTTGGGGGGGAAAGATTCATCTCAATCTTTCCATCCAGACAGGTGTGCCAAGCTGATGCCAAACACTGGAATACATACACATCTAGAAAAATTTGATCTCAACAGATCTTGTTCTTGCTGCTCACAACCAATATACACACTCCAAGCCATAAGCTCATATAGTGATCTCTTCAGTATGTAATGTGGAATGGAGTTTGATACAAATATGGTTCCCCTTAATCTGTTCTCTTTTTAATGGTATGGATGTCCTTTGTTACCTCCTTTCCAAAGACTTCATGTTCCTTAAGTTTCTCAATTTATGTACCCAAGCCCCATCACTACTCAATACTTGCTAATTGACCAAATTAAAGAATGAGATGTTAATTATAAATTAGCGAAACTTTCATACCTCATCTTTCCCAAACAGCAAATCAAACCTATCCTTGTACTTGTGAACACACTGACCATAGTCCAACAAGTCACTGCTGGTGAACTTTAACCCTTGGAATGTtgggatcctttcctcgatcccatCTAGTAAATCCACAATGTTAACTGCAATAAGTGAAAGTTAGGTTAGATTTGAGAGAGTCCTTGTGATTTTCAGAATCTCTGCTACACACTTTCATACTTACAAGATACTCCAGTTAATTCAGGAATATGGTAATAGTAGAAAGGGACGCTGGGGGCAGCAGATGCTACTTCCTTTAGAAATTCTATCAAAGCTTCTGCAACAAGAAGTAAATTTCTTATCGATTTTGTGCAATTTTGGCATAACTTTGCCAATATCGTAGACATCGCACTTCAAAATAATTAATTGTGTGAAGTACTCCAAGTTGTTTCAATATAAGATGCTGTATAATTGTAAATGTTATTGCTGGTGGATCTCTTGTGTTTTTGCCCAGGATTAGATAAAAGCCACAATGCAATTGCCTTACTAGACAAAAAGGAAGCAAAgagaaaaatcatagaatcatagaaaagttatggcacagaaggaggtcattcagcccatcatgtcggaGTCAGCCaacaaaaaactagccgcccaatctaatcccatcttccagcacctgctccgtagccttgcaggacacagcacttcaggtgcaggtccaggtacctttttttttccccccaaaaagagttgagggtttttgcctccaccaccgatctgggcagtgaattctagacacccaccaccccctggatgaaaaagcttttcctcatgacccctctaatctttctaccaatcaccttaaatctgtgccccctggtaattgatctctccactattgagacccctcataattttgtacacctcaattaaaccaCCCTGCAgccacctctgttctaaggaaatcaACCTGAGccgaaccaatctttcctcatagctgcaacgttcaagccctggcaacattcttgtcaatctcctctgtactctctccacagcaattatgtccttcctgtaatgtgaccagaacggtacacaatactccagctgtggcctaaccagcgttttatacagttccagcattacattcctgcttttgtatcctataccttggccaataaaggaaagcattccatatgccttcttcatcactttatctacctgtcctgccaccatcagggacctgtggacatgcacaagGTCTCCaaattcttctacccctctcaatatcctcccgtttatggtctattccctcgctttatttgccctctccaaatgcctgacctcacttctccagattgaattccatttgccacttccccactcacacaaccaaaccattgatattattctggagtctacagctaccctcttcaccatcaactacacagccaatttttgggtcatctacaaatttcccaatcatgcctcccatatttaggttcaaatcattaatatataccacaacagcaagggacccaacactgagccctgtggaacgccattggaaatggttttccattcgcaaaaaacatccattgacgactaccctttgtttcctgtcactgagccaattttgaatccaacctgccactttccagtgtatcccatgggctttcatttttctgaccagtctgccgtgTGGAACCTTGAAAATGCCTtactaaatccatgtagaccacatccactgcactaccctcatcaatcctccttgttacttcctcaaaaaaaaaatcaaattggtaactcccttaacaaatccatgctgaacttTCCAGACTAATCCgtgcctttccaagtggcagtttatcctgtccttcagaattgattctaataaatttacccaccactgaggtcagactgactggcctgtaattatttggcctatccctcacaccctttttaaacaatggcacaacaatcgcaggcctccaatcctctggtacctcacctgtatctagtgaggaattGAAGATGATCCTGAGAGCATCGGCTatatcctccctggcttcctttaacagcctgggatacaatccatccggactGTGCaagttatccactttcaaggatgtcagaccttctagtacgtcctctctcattatgcttatcgtagctaatatttcacactcctcttgtgctacaatgtctgcattaccctctcctttgtgaagacagacaaaaaattaattgagaaccctgcccacatcttaggCACCCTCGCATTAGTTCCCTTGTACACCTGGTAGGCCctgccctttccttagttatcctcttgctcttaatgtactgataaaacatcttcgggttttctttgatttgccaataatttttcatgtcctctctttgctttcctaattaccttttttactacacccctgcactttctatactcctctagactttctaaaAGTATTAAGatgtttgtgattgtcataagctttctttttctgctcatcttaccctgtaagcttctagataaccagggggctctagatttggccgttccACCCTTTatatttgtggggacatgtctacactgtgcctgtagaatgtcgcttttgaatgcctcccactggtttgccacagatgtttcttcaagtagctgtatccagtcacttttgccagatcacttctcagcttcgtaaaatttgcctttccccaatttagaacttttactcctgttttatctttgctcttttccatgattatgctaaaactaactgtattatggtcactatctccaaaatggtcacccactgcgacTTCATGCACTTGCCCACTTCATTACCGAAGacgaaatctagaattgcacccactCTTGTTGGGCATGTTGCATGCTGGCCAAAAAAGTTGTCTTGAATGGAGTTCAAGTATATCGTGCCCTCAgtgcccttcacactatttgtatcgcaattgatattagggtagatgacatctccaactattattgccctatagttcttgcactcagaaatttgcctatatatttgttcttctatctccctcccactatttgggggtctgtagtataTTCCTCGTAGTGTGGGCTGCCCCTTTTTATTTGAGCTCCACCCAttcgctaaatgaatcatcaaatgaggccatatcatccctctttacagcTGTTATTgactccttaaccaataatgctacacccacttcatttttttttaaaaaaacaatcaccctctctatcctgcctgaaaactctatatccagggatattgagctgccattcttgcccctcttcaaGCCAAGTTTCCGCTATAGCAATGATATTATGTCGCCatttgtctatctgtgccctcaactctgACTTTATTTGCTgtattccttgcatttaaataaataccttttaatattgccaaatttctgtgctgcacactttttaacttttgctttttgtctttcagagtcattcaCTAActttgttccctgccctgaaatcgtCCTATCTGaaactaccctcaggttcccatctccctgccaaaccagTTTAAGCAATCCCCAACAGGACAGAGGATCCCAAAAGCCAAACAAATAGAAAAGCACAGCAGATTGTTTTTGTGCTAAAGACACGAGAGATTATGGAGTTATATCTAGAAGCAACTCACCAAAGGCTTATTCAACAGCAACtttcaaacccataacctctaccacctagaaggacaagggtagcagatgcatgggaacaccacctacaagttccccccaagtcacacaccatcctgacttggaactatgttgctggatcaagatcctggaactcccttaactgcactgttggtgtacctacaccccaaggactgcagcggttcaagaagtcggcttaccaccaccttctc is a window from the Heterodontus francisci isolate sHetFra1 chromosome 8, sHetFra1.hap1, whole genome shotgun sequence genome containing:
- the npl gene encoding N-acetylneuraminate lyase isoform X3 encodes the protein MNGTTGEGISLTTEERKLLAEEWISQGKGKLDQVIIHVGSLSIKESQQLAKHAASYNASGIAVMSPCFFKPQNIGEGNADIVAQEECEILATISIMREDVLEGLTSLKVDNLHSPDGLYPRLLKEAREDIADALRIIFNSSLDTEALIEFLKEVASAAPSVPFYYYHIPELTGVSFNIVDLLDGIEERIPTFQGLKFTSSDLLDYGQCVHKYKDRFDLLFGKDELLLSAMILGASGAVGSTYNYLGNLCNKMLTVTKSGDYNLAREHQAVVQEFVGYVNRIGFGVAENKATMILVSGIPLGPPRLPLLKCSEEKQAKILAKLKTLGILT
- the npl gene encoding N-acetylneuraminate lyase isoform X1 gives rise to the protein MLDGTVRTAALSAFNILEMAMSRNKLCSLVAATFTPMTQDNEINLSLIGQYVDYLVKVQGIKNIFVNGTTGEGISLTTEERKLLAEEWISQGKGKLDQVIIHVGSLSIKESQQLAKHAASYNASGIAVMSPCFFKPQNIGEGNADIVAQEECEILATISIMREDVLEGLTSLKVDNLHSPDGLYPRLLKEAREDIADALRIIFNSSLDTEALIEFLKEVASAAPSVPFYYYHIPELTGVSFNIVDLLDGIEERIPTFQGLKFTSSDLLDYGQCVHKYKDRFDLLFGKDELLLSAMILGASGAVGSTYNYLGNLCNKMLTVTKSGDYNLAREHQAVVQEFVGYVNRIGFGVAENKATMILVSGIPLGPPRLPLLKCSEEKQAKILAKLKTLGILT
- the npl gene encoding N-acetylneuraminate lyase isoform X2 yields the protein MAMSRNKLCSLVAATFTPMTQDNEINLSLIGQYVDYLVKVQGIKNIFVNGTTGEGISLTTEERKLLAEEWISQGKGKLDQVIIHVGSLSIKESQQLAKHAASYNASGIAVMSPCFFKPQNIGEGNADIVAQEECEILATISIMREDVLEGLTSLKVDNLHSPDGLYPRLLKEAREDIADALRIIFNSSLDTEALIEFLKEVASAAPSVPFYYYHIPELTGVSFNIVDLLDGIEERIPTFQGLKFTSSDLLDYGQCVHKYKDRFDLLFGKDELLLSAMILGASGAVGSTYNYLGNLCNKMLTVTKSGDYNLAREHQAVVQEFVGYVNRIGFGVAENKATMILVSGIPLGPPRLPLLKCSEEKQAKILAKLKTLGILT